A DNA window from uncultured Methanoregula sp. contains the following coding sequences:
- a CDS encoding protein phosphatase 2C domain-containing protein: MTKAFRLIASTGIHKGDREYQQDQVALISHERYNGCVLGVVADGMGGRSGGRKASDQVMMTARQLFERYSPETDDPAAMLKNMVEEAHIVIRLTAISSEQEPHSTIAAFLINPRGDCHWVHAGDSRIYHFEGARLAFRTSDHSYVQALVDRGELSEAEANNHPHSNILVGCLGTESDPPITTHAIPQLRPGDVLMACSDGVWHYFSPTELASVVDSLSPREATEFLIDKARSRARGGGDNLSLVIVKIEALVEEKKIARLVPVPGGKA; the protein is encoded by the coding sequence ATGACCAAAGCGTTCCGCCTTATCGCTTCGACCGGCATCCACAAGGGTGACCGCGAATACCAACAAGACCAGGTGGCCCTGATCTCGCATGAACGCTACAACGGATGCGTGCTGGGGGTGGTCGCGGATGGCATGGGTGGGCGCAGCGGGGGCCGCAAGGCCTCCGACCAGGTGATGATGACGGCGCGCCAGTTGTTCGAACGCTATTCGCCAGAAACCGACGACCCGGCAGCCATGCTCAAGAACATGGTGGAAGAAGCGCATATCGTCATCCGCCTCACGGCCATTTCATCCGAACAAGAACCCCACAGCACGATCGCGGCGTTTCTTATCAACCCGCGGGGCGACTGCCATTGGGTCCATGCGGGCGATTCGCGCATTTACCACTTCGAAGGTGCGCGGCTGGCGTTCCGCACCAGCGACCACTCGTATGTGCAGGCGCTGGTCGATCGAGGCGAACTAAGCGAAGCAGAAGCCAACAACCACCCGCACTCGAACATCCTGGTGGGCTGCCTGGGTACCGAGAGCGATCCACCCATCACCACCCACGCCATCCCACAACTGCGGCCGGGTGACGTGCTGATGGCCTGCAGTGACGGGGTATGGCACTATTTTTCGCCCACGGAACTTGCGTCGGTGGTCGACTCGCTCTCGCCACGCGAGGCCACTGAATTCCTCATCGACAAGGCCCGCTCGCGCGCACGGGGCGGCGGCGACAACCTCTCACTGGTCATCGT
- a CDS encoding YdcH family protein, whose product MKSNLHFPSRQLIDLRMAHADLDARIDRSVLEPVPDEFLLRRLKKQRLALRDQIDCLERALQPPEPA is encoded by the coding sequence TTGAAATCGAACCTGCATTTCCCCTCGCGCCAGCTCATTGATTTGCGCATGGCGCACGCCGATCTAGACGCCCGCATCGACCGTAGCGTGCTGGAGCCGGTGCCCGACGAGTTCCTGCTGCGGCGTTTGAAGAAACAGCGTCTCGCGCTGCGCGATCAGATTGACTGCCTGGAGCGCGCGCTGCAGCCACCAGAGCCCGCATGA